From the Mesotoga prima MesG1.Ag.4.2 genome, the window GGGAGGCGGGGAGTAGCAAAGATCAGTACTGCACTGGCCTTTGAACGATGCTGGATTTCGAACGTTCTCGAGGATAAAGTGTGCGAGCTCCCGGTAATTGACGGTAAGGTCGAGCTTCCCTACAGGCAATTCGGTCTCCACACGCTCAGGTTCGAATGAGGCGAGATCATGAAGGAAAGCGATGGAGTTGATTGAAGAAAGAACCCTCCTTGGCATAGATGTGGGAGGTACGAAAACGGCCGTCGTTCTGGGAGATGAAGCTCTCAACATCCTCGCAAGAGCAGAGTTCCCGACCGAACCAGAGCTCGGTTTTCAGAGCTTCATCAAGAGGCTCTCTTCAGAAATCATCGGTCTTACAGGAGATTTGATTCCATCCAGGGTGGGAATATCCGTCGGAGGTCCTATGGATTGTAAAACGGGTACTTTGTTCAACCCTCCTCACCTTCGATGGGGAACCGTTAACATAGTTCAGCCGTTGGTGGAGCGTTTTGGTTTCTCGATAACGATCGAACACGACGGAAGAGCCGGTGCACTTGCCGAAGGCATTCTGGGGGCCGGCAGGGGCTTTCTAAACATTGTCTTTCTGACTCTGGGAACCGGCCTGGGCGCAGGCATAATTATCAATGGGAATATTTATAGTGGATCTACGGGATTGGCTGGAGAGGTTGGTCATATGAGAGTAGCCGTGGATGGTCCGTCGCTCTACGGAAAGAACGGTTCATGGGAGTCTTTTTGTGGTGGTACGGGAATTTCACTATATGCGCATTACAGATTTCCTGAACGGTTTAAGCGGGGAACGACTACTCAGGATATTTCACACCTTGCACTGAAGAAGGATCCTAACGCCATCACCGTCCTTGAGGAAAGCGGAGCATACTTCGGGAAAGGTCTCGCCGTGCTGCTGGATATTCTCGACCCTGACAGGATAATTCTCGGTAACCTTGCCTGGCGCCTTCCGAAAATCTGGCTTGAGGCTGCTCTAAAGATGGCAGCGGAGGAAGCGCTTATCGGCGATGAGGCGAGAAATCGGGTCGTTATTACGGAGCTCAAAGACAGGATTGGTGACTATGCCGCTTTGATTGTGGCAAGCGGAATGGGAAGAAGGAGATAGGAGATGGAGTTTAACCGTGTAGCGCGTATGGCTTTCGAGGAGAGCATGCGAGTAAAGAGTGAGTTTATCGACAAGTATGAAGAGCTGATATACGAGGTTGCGCGCAAAATAGCCAGAAGAACGGGGAATGGCGGAACCGTCTACCTGATGGGGAACGGTGGTAGTGCGGCAGATGCAGCGCATCTAGCGGCTGAACTCGTAGGAAGGTTATATCTGGAAAGAAGTCCGATCAGGGCAGTATCGCTACCCAGTAACGACTCGATTCTCACGGAAATCCCAAACGACTTTGGATATGACCAGGTCTTTTCCAGACAGCTCGAAGCCTTTCTGGCAGAAGAGGATATTGTGATTGCAATTAGCACTAGCGGAAAATCGACAAACATTTTAAGGGGACTGAAAGTGGCGATAGAGAGACGTTCGCTGCGAGTTGGATTAACGGGGAAGACTGGCGGCGAGATGCCTGGCTTATGCGACTATCTGTTCAAAGTAGACTCTACTGACATTCCCAGGATTCAGGAAACGCACATAACTCTCGGTCACGTATTGTGTCAGCTTATCGAGGCGATTACCGTCGGAAGAGAGTAGATATAGCTTAGTGAGAATGGAAGGTGCGGCGATGAGATACGAGGGTGAGTACACAGTTTTCGATACTTCTAATGTGAAGGTGTATTCTTTGTTGGACAGACCTAGTGAGGTGTCGATATCGGATCTGATAGACATAAAGGAAATAGTAAATGAGTCTGATGGCTTTAGGTCACCAGAACTGGAAGAGCTTTCCGGGAAGGTGCTTGAGGCAAAAGAGAAGGGTTTACCCGTTATTGTTTTCTGCGGTGCGCACGTAATTAAGAACGGAATGGGACCGCTGCTTTCGTCGCTTATGCATGAAAAGATCATTACTGCCCTTGGGGTGAACGGGGCTTTTACGATACATGATTTTGAACTGGCTTACTGTGGAAGGACCTCGGAAAGTATTCCGAATGCTCTTTCTAGAGGGCTTTTCGGCTTCGCAGAAGAGACAAATAAGTATATTAACAACGCACTGATTCATGGAAATAAGCTCTTTCTTGGATATGGAGAGTCGATGGGCAGACTTCTATCCGGAGAAGCGTTTCCAGAAAAGATTGACTGCATGTACCCGGAGGTCTCAGTCCAGTACAATGCGTATCGGGATAGTATACCGCTTTGTGTTCACTCAGCAATGGGAACCGATATATACCATATGACACCATACTTCGACGGTGAGTCTCTTGGAGGATGCTCGGCAAGAGACTTTCTCATATTCGCGAATGAAATTTCAAAGCTTGAAAAGGGCGGGGTGTGTATAGTGATAGGCTCTGCAGTTATTGGTGCTGAAGTCGTTCTGAAGGCAATATCGATGGCGGCAAATGTTGGAAGACCTCCAAAGTTAATCACAACGGCCAGCTTTGATATAAGAGATGCAGATCTAGATGAGGCTTCGAAAAATAACAAGGAAGTTGCTTCTTATTACTTCAGAGATGTGAAATCGATAGTAACGAGAATCCCGAATGCTTTTGGTGGAAAAGGTTATTACATAAAGGGAAATCATAAAGAGACTCTGCCATCGTTCTACAGATTAATTATGAAGGGAATGCCATGAATCAAGCTTGGGAAAGGAAAGCTAGGGTGCTCGTAGTCGGGGACGTCTTCCTGGATAAGTATGTCTATTACGATCCCAATCTGTCGAGGCCGAGCCTTGAAACCGGTCTTATGACGATCACGGGAGTGAGAGAAGAGTACTCTCCCGGAGCGGCCGGTAATGTGGCTAAGAATCTTGCCACGCTTGATGGGAAAGTGATTCTCCTCGCCCCAGTGGGACTCGACGCTAGGGCTGTCGAACTGGAGAGGGAGCTCAATCGTTATGGGATTTGCACGCAGTTCCTTGTGAAGTCGGAAAGACAGGTTACCCCTCTGTACATGAAATTCATCAATGCTTTGACGGGGAAAGAGGATCTGCCAAGGCTTGATATTCCCCCGGCCGGCCTAGTCGAAGAAAACAGGCGGAAGATTGTCGAAATGTTAGAATTTCTCGTTCCTCAGGTTGATGCCATAATTGTCCAAGATCAGTCTGAAATTCCTGGAACAGGCTGTATAGACGAAGAGGTAAGAAAACAACTGATTGTGTTGCGAAAGCTATTCCCGGAGAAATTATTCGTCGCGGATTCGAGAAACTGGCTCGAGACCTTTTCAGGTTTTCTGTTGAAGCCCAACCTTGGTGAATTTTCTCAGATCCTTGAAAGAGCAGGCCTTGTAGATGACAATAACAGATGTCCTGATCAAATACTGGTTCAGAAACATCTCGCTGAGGTTTCAAAACTGGTGAGTTCACCCGTTGTAGTAACCGCCAGCGAGGATGGCTCGTTCTGCTTTAAGAACGGTATTCTGAATCGAATATTCAATCTCGAAGGAGAAGTGAGGGATGTCTGCGGAGCTGGAGATGCATTCATTGCGGCCTTGACTTTGGAGTTGTGCGTTAAGAAAGTCTCGTTATTGGACTCAGCCAAGACGGCCACAAAGGCCGCTTCGCTCTGTGTTTCTCAGAAAGGAACGGGGGTGTTGTTGAGAGAATCAATCTCAAAGCTTGAAGAACCTAATGCTTATAGAGTCGAAGATCCGTCTATCTTCAGGAATACCCGAAGGTTGCCTGGGAAGACAAGGTATGTTCTCTTTGATTTCGACGGTACCATTTCCCTTCTAAGGGAGGGATGGCAGCCGATTATGAGAGACCTCATGATTCATTTTATTACCGGAGATAGAGAGATTGAAGAAGAGACTCGTAAAAAGATAAAAGAAGAAGTGAATGACTTCATAGCCGAAACTACCGGACTCCAGACGATTCTCCAGATGGAAGGCCTTCAAAGACTGGTGATCGACTACGGCTTTGTTTCTGAGAAAGAGATTCTTAATCCTCATCAGTACAAGCAGGTCTATACTGGGCATCTGAAAGAGATAGTCAGAAAGCGGATCAATGAGGATTCAAGAGACAGGTACCTGGTTTGCGGTTCACTGGAATTTGTAAAATCACTTCATGAAAGGGGAATTACTCTTCTTGTTGCTTCAGGAACCGATCTGGAAGACGTTATAGAAGAGTCGAAATATCTGGGAGTTTATGACTTCATGGGCGGAGGTGTCTATGGAGCTTTGAGCAGCTTCGAGGAGTACTCGAAGAAGAAGGTAATACAGAGACTACTGACGGATAGGAAATTGCAACCCGACGAGCTGATTGTCATAGGAGATGGTCCGGTTGAAATTAGCGTGGGAAAAGAAGCCGGAGCCTTCACCATAGGGGTGGCTTCAGACGAAAGGAAAGGTTTCGGCTGGAACAAAGAGAAGTTCAATAGACTTAAGAGAGCCGGCGCCGACGTTCTTATTCCCGACTTTTCCCCGCTTTCTGCACTCATAGAGCTTATCTTTCCGTAACGGTCCATGACACAGAAACAGCATGAAAAGGGGATGATCCTCTGCACGCATTTTAGAAGGTTCCGATAGCTCCGACAGTCCTTTCTTCAGAACAACTAAAGGATCGTCGTGGATGGCTTTGCTATGGCTGAAGAGCAGTAGATGAGATAACTGTTCTTTGTTAGCGTATCTCAGATGATCAATTCAGGCTTCCGCAGAAAAGCTCGGAAGGAGTCTAGGTGTCGTAAATTTGCTTCAATACAGTCATTTTGATAACTATACAGGGAGAAATCAGCTTACCGAGAAGTCGATGACAGTTGTCTTAATCTATAAACGGGGGACGTATTCTCAGAACTAAATGGCAATTTGATCACGAATTGACCAGTTCAAATCTGCTTAAGAATCACTACACTGGATCTTGTTTCAGTTTGCTTCCCAATTTTCTCTTCTCCGGAAAGGTGAAAGAATTTTGGGATGAATCTAACTGGCTTTTAGAGAGTAAATAACGGGATCTTTACTCATGAGACAGGAATGATCTTTGCGAAGAAGTGTCAGAGGTCACTCAGCAAGTCTGCATGCCCCGGTAGAAAGTGGTACTCTGATGGGTCTTTCTTAGTTGTAAGCATTCTTCTGTTCTCTGCAAGAGAGTTGATATAATTTAGAAGAGGGGGAATCAGTCGGAAGCGTATAACTTCAAGGAGGTTCCGTGATGAAGACGAAGGGTGGCTATTCAACTATTGTAGCGATATTCGGTATTCTTATGGGAGTAATCGCGATTCTGAACTATTTGTTTCCGTTGAATCATATGCCTTTGCCCGACGGCCCCCATAATGTTGGATTTCGTTCCTATGAAGTATCTAATCCTCAACCGATGAGTGTTGCCGGAATCAACTACTCCGATCCTGGTAAGATCCGTCTCGAGGTCTGGTATCCCGCTGGAGATGTTTCCACGGCTCCGAGAAAGGGATGGATAGATAACGATCCTCTGGTCTTTCAGGGCTTCGAAATAGTGACCGGGTATCCCGAGGA encodes:
- a CDS encoding ROK family protein, producing MELIEERTLLGIDVGGTKTAVVLGDEALNILARAEFPTEPELGFQSFIKRLSSEIIGLTGDLIPSRVGISVGGPMDCKTGTLFNPPHLRWGTVNIVQPLVERFGFSITIEHDGRAGALAEGILGAGRGFLNIVFLTLGTGLGAGIIINGNIYSGSTGLAGEVGHMRVAVDGPSLYGKNGSWESFCGGTGISLYAHYRFPERFKRGTTTQDISHLALKKDPNAITVLEESGAYFGKGLAVLLDILDPDRIILGNLAWRLPKIWLEAALKMAAEEALIGDEARNRVVITELKDRIGDYAALIVASGMGRRR
- a CDS encoding D-sedoheptulose-7-phosphate isomerase, producing the protein MEFNRVARMAFEESMRVKSEFIDKYEELIYEVARKIARRTGNGGTVYLMGNGGSAADAAHLAAELVGRLYLERSPIRAVSLPSNDSILTEIPNDFGYDQVFSRQLEAFLAEEDIVIAISTSGKSTNILRGLKVAIERRSLRVGLTGKTGGEMPGLCDYLFKVDSTDIPRIQETHITLGHVLCQLIEAITVGRE
- a CDS encoding PfkB family carbohydrate kinase encodes the protein MNQAWERKARVLVVGDVFLDKYVYYDPNLSRPSLETGLMTITGVREEYSPGAAGNVAKNLATLDGKVILLAPVGLDARAVELERELNRYGICTQFLVKSERQVTPLYMKFINALTGKEDLPRLDIPPAGLVEENRRKIVEMLEFLVPQVDAIIVQDQSEIPGTGCIDEEVRKQLIVLRKLFPEKLFVADSRNWLETFSGFLLKPNLGEFSQILERAGLVDDNNRCPDQILVQKHLAEVSKLVSSPVVVTASEDGSFCFKNGILNRIFNLEGEVRDVCGAGDAFIAALTLELCVKKVSLLDSAKTATKAASLCVSQKGTGVLLRESISKLEEPNAYRVEDPSIFRNTRRLPGKTRYVLFDFDGTISLLREGWQPIMRDLMIHFITGDREIEEETRKKIKEEVNDFIAETTGLQTILQMEGLQRLVIDYGFVSEKEILNPHQYKQVYTGHLKEIVRKRINEDSRDRYLVCGSLEFVKSLHERGITLLVASGTDLEDVIEESKYLGVYDFMGGGVYGALSSFEEYSKKKVIQRLLTDRKLQPDELIVIGDGPVEISVGKEAGAFTIGVASDERKGFGWNKEKFNRLKRAGADVLIPDFSPLSALIELIFP